The following are encoded together in the Thalassolituus oleivorans MIL-1 genome:
- a CDS encoding DUF4411 family protein yields the protein MKYLLDANTYIEAKNRYYGMDFCPAYWDWLDAEFETGNIASIDAVRLELEKGNKEDELRIWCKSHRAHFIANNDAATQTILADIVNYLMTHEYNVGNRDGFIQGADPWLIAKAKASGATVVSHEAQRVPQTKKVKVPNICAEFGVPCITTFELLRILNARFVSA from the coding sequence TTGAAGTATTTACTAGATGCAAATACTTATATCGAAGCGAAAAATCGCTATTACGGAATGGACTTTTGCCCTGCTTATTGGGATTGGTTAGATGCAGAATTTGAAACTGGCAATATTGCGAGTATTGATGCGGTTCGTCTGGAATTGGAGAAAGGCAATAAGGAAGACGAACTGAGAATTTGGTGTAAATCGCATCGTGCACATTTTATTGCTAATAATGATGCTGCTACTCAGACGATACTTGCCGATATTGTAAATTACCTGATGACGCATGAATATAATGTTGGTAATCGAGACGGTTTTATCCAAGGGGCTGATCCCTGGCTGATTGCGAAAGCGAAGGCCTCTGGCGCAACTGTGGTATCTCATGAAGCCCAAAGAGTCCCTCAGACTAAAAAAGTGAAAGTACCCAATATCTGTGCTGAATTCGGTGTACCTTGCATTACTACCTTTGAATTACTGCGAATTTTAAATGCACGATTTGTAAGTGCTTGA
- a CDS encoding TetR/AcrR family transcriptional regulator — MRSRNSDEKLERREAILDAAEEAFIQQRFDKTSMNSIAQSAGLSRALLYVYFRDKEDIHLGLCARAADSLHQRMSQYTEKCTSGFSAMAAIGEAYLDFYYNERDYFRIITLASGLGNVKHDTVKEMTPSQQAYIAAEKRIMALMASCVQRGIEDKSVDTNVITDPMKTAMYMRGSLHGLIMLQDAGGSSLFDSEGMDRKTWLIQCKALISRAMAPHKN, encoded by the coding sequence GTGCGATCACGGAACTCAGACGAAAAATTAGAACGCCGCGAAGCCATATTGGATGCCGCCGAAGAAGCATTCATCCAACAACGCTTCGACAAAACCTCTATGAACTCGATCGCGCAAAGCGCCGGATTGAGTCGCGCCTTACTGTATGTGTACTTCCGCGACAAAGAAGATATACACCTAGGTTTATGCGCCCGTGCCGCCGATTCCCTGCATCAACGCATGTCGCAATACACCGAAAAATGCACTAGCGGCTTTAGCGCTATGGCGGCTATTGGTGAGGCTTATCTTGATTTTTATTATAACGAGCGCGACTACTTTCGAATTATCACGCTAGCCAGTGGCCTAGGTAACGTAAAACACGATACGGTGAAAGAAATGACCCCGTCACAACAGGCTTATATAGCCGCAGAAAAGCGCATCATGGCGCTCATGGCCAGTTGTGTGCAGCGCGGCATTGAAGACAAATCCGTCGACACCAATGTTATTACTGATCCAATGAAAACCGCCATGTATATGCGCGGTTCATTACACGGCTTAATCATGCTGCAAGATGCCGGCGGCAGTTCGTTATTTGATTCAGAAGGCATGGACCGCAAAACGTGGCTAATTCAATGCAAAGCGCTGATTTCGCGGGCCATGGCACCGCATAAAAACTGA
- a CDS encoding efflux RND transporter periplasmic adaptor subunit produces the protein MKQFLLIWMVLSAGLTACSETSEPSVPAVGRASEVAPQAKFLPVRVVELVHEPVLESRVFAGTTRAVNRAIMRSQIAGRVASLPVTLGKKVQSGDVLLELYNPEANPAAQSAERQWRRLESQQTQRQRDFDRISLLYDKGTASLQEFEQVRTDLDALTDATLSAKKQFNRAQQLNMERWITAPFAGVVTTIDTDIGEVVSPGQALLGIADPAQTEVEMVINDDIATNVKVGDSVSVMLPFEQNSKRQGVVTEISPFRERGALPSIVLAFPGQEVRPGIAVHARFEINRGDGFKVPMSALVRNGEGAVIYRVNSTHKVEAVPVNMGLMQADGIVISAAEELSLNAGEEIVVAGSHRLFDGANVEVLP, from the coding sequence ATGAAACAGTTTCTATTGATTTGGATGGTATTGAGTGCAGGGCTAACGGCTTGCTCTGAAACGAGTGAGCCCTCTGTACCTGCGGTTGGTCGTGCCTCGGAGGTAGCGCCTCAGGCGAAATTCTTGCCGGTAAGAGTGGTTGAGCTTGTTCACGAGCCTGTGCTGGAATCGCGCGTATTTGCAGGTACAACCCGAGCCGTGAATCGCGCCATCATGCGTTCGCAAATTGCAGGTCGAGTAGCGAGTTTGCCGGTTACTTTGGGCAAAAAAGTTCAGTCGGGGGATGTATTACTTGAGCTCTATAACCCCGAGGCGAACCCTGCAGCTCAGTCGGCTGAGCGCCAATGGCGTCGGTTGGAGTCGCAGCAAACTCAGCGCCAACGCGATTTTGATCGCATTAGTTTGCTGTACGACAAGGGCACCGCAAGTTTGCAGGAATTTGAGCAAGTGCGTACTGATTTAGATGCGCTTACCGATGCAACCTTGTCGGCAAAAAAACAATTTAATCGCGCTCAGCAATTGAATATGGAGCGTTGGATTACTGCGCCGTTTGCTGGGGTGGTAACCACGATTGATACCGATATTGGTGAAGTGGTATCACCCGGTCAAGCCTTGTTGGGTATTGCCGATCCAGCGCAAACCGAAGTTGAAATGGTTATTAACGATGACATTGCAACGAACGTAAAAGTCGGTGACAGCGTGAGTGTGATGTTACCGTTTGAGCAAAACAGCAAGCGCCAAGGGGTTGTTACTGAAATTAGCCCATTTCGTGAACGTGGAGCTTTGCCTAGTATCGTTCTGGCATTTCCCGGCCAAGAAGTTCGCCCAGGAATTGCAGTGCATGCGCGTTTTGAAATCAACAGAGGCGATGGCTTTAAAGTCCCTATGAGTGCCTTGGTGCGCAACGGTGAAGGCGCTGTTATCTATCGTGTTAATTCCACTCACAAAGTAGAAGCAGTACCTGTAAATATGGGATTAATGCAAGCTGATGGCATTGTAATTAGTGCTGCGGAGGAATTGAGTTTAAACGCTGGCGAAGAAATCGTTGTTGCGGGTAGCCATCGTTTATTTGATGGAGCCAATGTAGAGGTCTTGCCATGA